A DNA window from Ctenopharyngodon idella isolate HZGC_01 chromosome 8, HZGC01, whole genome shotgun sequence contains the following coding sequences:
- the sort1b gene encoding sortilin 1b isoform X2 — translation MRGLGHFIALLFFPIAFCVDFHVEPGSYNAHRVYVKSPVAARSLIGTESDADISRIHRHIQKRSADASDTCNGLKGYETKLTSNTHNWTFPDISGSVSLAWVGDGTGVVLALTTFQMPLVFLRFGQSKLYRSENYGKSFEDVTELINNTFINTEFGIAIGPENSGKVILTGDSSGGTGGKIFRSKDFGKSFVRTDLPFHPLMQIMYNPQNTDVLAAISIKNDLWISKDFGTTWTKIHEMVCVVKWGMDSLFFSANLNGSCFDKGILVLRKSVDLGVNIKTVAEKIYSFGIGGRFLFASVMAGSGTIMQSASEDILRAIHVSIDQGETWNMAQLPPVSHEQFYSILAANDEMVFMHVDEPGDAGFGTIYVSDDRGTVYSKSLERHLYTTPGGETDFTNVTSLRGVFTTSVLAEDNSVQTVISFDQGGEWVPLKKPENSKCDSTAKDKEMCSLHIHASYSTSMRLNVPMLPLSEPNAVGLILAHGSVGDAISLLTPDVYVSDDGGYSWLLALKGPHHYAILDSGGLLVAVEHNQAKPISEIKFSTDEGQCWHVYKFTETPMYFTGLASEPGARSVNVSLWGYEDAMISHWVTYTIDFKDLLTRNCKESDYVQWLAHSDDISDPEDGCMLGYKERFLRVRKDSVCWIGRDYIVNKQPTPCRCTLDDFLCDFGYSRKENSSECIEQADLKGHDLEICIHGRKEQLQTSGYRKIPGDKCEGGEQPQRKLIDLSKRCVSDLLEPQMLRGQSTSHTAPIIAIVIAILLTGTVFGVLFVKKYVCGGRFLVHRYSVLQHNAEANAIDEPLDTDVAGEPKNDFHDDSDEDLLE, via the exons ATGCGAGGCCTTGGACACTTTattgcacttttattttttcccattgCATTTTGTGTGGATTTCCATGTGGAACCTGGATCCTATAACGCGCACCGGGTGTATGTGAAGTCTCCAGTAGCCGCCAGAAGTCTGATCGGGACGGAATCGGATGCCGATATTTCTCGGATCCATCGTCACATCCAGAAAAGAAGCGCTGATGCGTCAGATACATGTAATGGTTTAAAGGGATATGAGACCAAGTTAACTAGCAACACTCACAAC TGGACTTTTCCAGATATCAGTGGATCTGTGTCTCTGGCCTGGGTGGGGGACGGAACTGGG GTAGTGTTGGCCCTGACAACATTTCAGATGCCATTAGTCTTCCTGCGATTCGGTCAATCTAAACTGTATAGGAG TGAAAACTATGGAAAGTCGTTTGAGGATGTCACAGAACTCATCAACAACACCTTCATCAACACTGAGTTTGGGATTGCTATCGGTCCGGAAAACTCTGGCAAG GTGATCCTCACAGGAGATTCTTCTGGAGGCACTGGCGGCAAAATTTTCCGTTCAAAAGACTTTGGCAAGAGTTTCGTCCGCACAGATTTGCCCTTCCACCCTCTAATGCAGATAATGTACAACCCTCAAAACACTGATGTGCTTGCAGCCATCAGCATCAAG AATGATCTCTGGATCTCTAAAGACTTTGGTACAACATGGACGAAAATTCATGAGATGGTGTGTGTGGTGAAATG GGGAATGGATAGTCTGTTCTTCTCTGCCAACCTTAACGGATCCTGCT tTGATAAAGGGATACTGGTGCTGAGGAAGTCAGTTGACCTTGGTGTTAACATTAAGACAGTCGCCGAGAAAATCTACTCATTTGGGATCGGCGGACGCTTTCTGTTTGCTTCAGTTATGGCTGGATCAGGAACCATAATGCAGTCGGCGTCAGAG GACATTTTACGCGCAATACATGTGTCGATAGACCAAGGTGAGACGTGGAACATGGCGCAACTTCCTCCTGTCAGTCACGAGCAGTTCTACTCAATACTAGCAGCCAATGATGAAATGGTCTTCATGCATGTGGATGAACCAGGAG acgcTGGGTTTGGCACCATCTATGTGTCAGATGACAGAGGCACTGTGTATTCCAAGTCTCTAGAACGCCATCTGTATACAACTCCAGGGGGTGAGACAGACTTCACGAATGTCACTTCCCTCAGAGGAGTCTTCACTACTAGCGTGCTGGCTGAGG ACAACTCGGTACAGACAGTAATATCATTTGATCAGGGAGGAGAATGGGTTCCTTTGAAGAAACCAGAGAACAGCAAGTGTGATTCTACAGCCAAAGATAAAGAAATG TGTAGTCTGCATATTCATGCTTCATACAGCACCTCCATGAGGCTGAATGTTCCCATGCTGCCTCTGAGTGAACCCAATGCTGTGGGACTCATCTTGGCTCATG gcagcGTAGGTGATGCTATCTCATTATTGACCCCTGATGTGTACGTGTCTGATGATGGAGGCTACTCCTGGCTGCTGGCTCTGAAGGGGCCGCACCACTATGCTATCCTGGATTCAGGAGGCCTCCTGGTGGCCGTGGAGCACAACCAAGCCAAACCCATCTCTGAGATTAA GTTCTCCACCGATGAGGGGCAATGCTGGCATGTTTATAAGTTCACCGAGACGCCAATGTACTTCACAGGGCTGGCCTCAGAGCCTGGTGCCCGCTCAGTGAATGTCAGTCTCTGGGGTTATGAAGATGCTATGATCAGCCACTGGGTAACTTACACCATTGACTTTAAAGACCTGCTGACACGTAACT GCAAAGAAAGTGATTATGTCCAGTGGCTGGCGCACTCTGATGACATCAGCGACCCAGAAGATGGTTGCATGCTGGGTTATAAGGAACGATTCCTGCGTGTGAGAAAGGACTCGGTGTGTTGGATTGGCAGGGATTACATTGTCAACAAGCAGCCCACACCATGCAGATGCACTCTGGATGACTTCCTGTG TGACTTTGGATACTCCCGTAAAGAGAACAGCTCAGAATGTATTGAGCAGGCTGATCTCAAAGGCCACGATTTGGAGATCTGCATCCACGGGAGAAAGGAACAGCTACAGACCAGTGG GTACAGAAAGATTCCAGGTGATAAATGTGAGGGAGGAGAACAACCACAAAGAAAGTTGATTGACCTGAGCAAGAGATGTGTCAGCGACCTGCTGGAACCTCAGATGCTG